The Labeo rohita strain BAU-BD-2019 chromosome 19, IGBB_LRoh.1.0, whole genome shotgun sequence genome window below encodes:
- the zbtb10 gene encoding zinc finger and BTB domain-containing protein 10 — translation MSGERNRRSLAFRGGGLAVTGASAVGGGSNGNSCEAPACQDRHLNGNRPDQEDDRDLGAKGPSQGKVEGGGSVSDSTEPEAEEDEDPEGGSWTAGKDHERGVLNSVMVKTEGCKWATGNGVNREDCSTGDAEEATARKPLLEMRPQTLLLQKHSLFQGSWLQEFPWLKFSQETGLMSCSWCHNIATNNSDELVKGSRNYKRALLLRHHLSSEHGRNDPTKQEMERPEDTDSLEVEDYRNKPNENSYCYQLLQELDKQRKSGILCDVNIVVGDQVFKAHKNILVAGSRYFKTLYCLTKSENCDQTTVTHLDVAAVQGFSVILDFLYSGNLLLTSQNAIEVMSVASYLQMTEVVQSCRAFIKDALNISIKQEAPDSVVVDYNKRRTVAKDCQSADKKPSNFWATSILSKLSIKASGQVKDEPSDVEVSGGEGCALGSSGWGGENSSESTETEPQGPGPVFVWNEPHPGTGVAVKREVHPEPGSGRRKKQAAKRFVYNIPPEPEEGFDEGMFIQPSASYTREDFSYLSENAGEAPENALNKLKCPHCNYIAKHRRTLKRHLIIHSGVRSFSCDICGKLFTRREHVKRHSLVHKKDKKYKCMVCKKIFMLAASVGIRHGSRRYGVCVECADSHQGTQEGLEGMQDLEFARDEDFDEAGEGDEDMEAEGEEPNEIDQSNCEGDAGATPREGLT, via the exons ATGTCCGGAGAGCGAAACCGCAGGTCGCTGGCTTTCCGAGGAGGTGGATTAGCCGTCACCGGTGCCAGTGCCGTCGGAGGAGGCAGCAACGGCAACAGCTGTGAGGCCCCGGCCTGTCAAGACCGACATTTGAACGGGAACAGGCCGGATCAAGAGGACGACAGGGATTTGGGGGCGAAAGGACCATCGCAGGGGAAAGTCGAGGGCGGGGGGTCCGTGAGCGACAGcacggagccggaggcagaggaGGACGAGGACCCGGAAGGGGGCAGTTGGACAGCGGGGAAAGACCATGAGAGAGGCGTTTTAAACAGCGTCATGGTGAAAACCGAGGGCTGCAAGTGGGCAACTGGCAACGGCGTCAACCGGGAGGACTGTAGCACGGGAGACGCGGAGGAAGCGACCGCCAGAAAGCCGCTGCTGGAGATGAGACCTCAGACGCTGCTGCTGCAGAAACACTCGCTCTTCCAAGGCTCCTGGCTGCAGGAGTTTCCCTGGCTCAAATTCAGCCAGGAAACGGGACTCATGTCGTGCTCCTGGTGCCATAACATCGCCACCAACAACAGCGACGAGCTGGTAAAGGGCAGTCGGAATTACAAGCGGGCCTTGCTGCTGAGACATCACCTGTCCTCGGAGCACGGCAGGAATGACCCGACCAAACAG GAGATGGAAAGGCCAGAGGACACAGACAGCCTGGAGGTGGAGGACTACAGAAACAAGCCCAATGAGAACTCGTACTGCTACCAGCTCCTGCAGGAGCTGGACAAGCAGCGTAAGAGCGGCATCCTCTGCGACGTCAACATTGTAGTGGGTGACCAGGTGTTCAAGGCGCACAAGAACATCCTGGTAGCTGGGAGCCGCTACTTCAAGACCCTCTACTGCCTGACGAAGAGCGAGAACTGCGACCAAACTACCGTCACGCACTTGGACGTGGCGGCCGTGCAGGGCTTCTCCGTCATCCTGGACTTCCTGTACTCCGGCAACCTCTTGCTCACCAGCCAGAATGCCATCGAGGTGATGTCCGTGGCGAGTTACCTCCAGATGACCGAGGTGGTCCAGTCCTGTCGCGCCTTTATCAAAGACGCCCTCAACATCAGCATCAAACAGGAAGCTCCTGATTCCGTGGTGGTCGACTACAACAAGCGGCGGACGGTGGCGAAAGACTGCCAAAGTGCCGACAAGAAGCCCAGCAACTTCTGGGCCACCAGCATCCTGTCCAAGCTGTCTATCAAGGCTAGTGGGCAAGTGAAGGATGAACCCAGTGACGTGGAGGTGTCCGGGGGAGAAGGCTGTGCTTTGGGAAGCTCCGGTTGGGGAGGAGAGAATTCGTCTGAGTCTACAGAGACGGAGCCACAGGGTCCGGGACCGGTGTTCGTCTGGAACGAGCCACATCCCGGCACTGGGGTCGCCGTCAAGAGAGAGGTGCATCCGGAGCCGGGCAGCGGAAGGAGGAAAAAACAAGCCGCCAAGCGATTTGTCTACAACATCCCGCCTGAGCCGGAAGAGGGTTTCGACGAGGGCATGTTCATCCAACCATCAGCCTCCTACACCAGAGAGGACTTCTCTTACCTCTCGGAGAATGCCG GCGAAGCGCCTGAAAACGCCCTCAATAAGCTGAAGTGTCCCCACTGTAACTACATTGCCAAGCACCGGCGAACACTAAAGAGACACCTGATCATCCACTCGGGCGTGCGTTCCTTCAGCTGCGACATCTGCGGAAAGCTGTTCACTCGCCGAGAACACGTCAAAAGACATTCCCTG GTTCACAAAAAGGATAAGAAATACAAATGTATGGTATGCAAGAAGATCTTCATGTTGGCGGCCAGCGTGGGCATACGGCACGGCTCTCGGCGCTACGGCGTGTGCGTGGAGTGCGCCGACTCCCACCAAGGAACGCAGGAGGGTTTGGAAGGCATGCAGGACCTGGAATTCGCCCGCGACGAAGACTTCGATGAGGCCGGAGAGGGAGACGAGGACATGGAGGCGGAAGGCGAGGAGCCCAATGAGATTGACCAATCCAACTGCGAGGGTGATGCAGGTGCCACCCCCCGAGAAGGACTAACTTAG